In a genomic window of Suricata suricatta isolate VVHF042 chromosome 12, meerkat_22Aug2017_6uvM2_HiC, whole genome shotgun sequence:
- the CCRL2 gene encoding C-C chemokine receptor-like 2 — MTNYTWAPDDNYDVLIEGDLSSDDTETCQPFDGKLLSSRVVPLLFSLVCLAGLLGNSLVVLILVKYKGLGCRANVYFLNLAVSNLCSLLSLPFWAYTASHGGVLGNPTCMVLLVFSSIGLYSEAFLNVLLTLQRYLVFFNMRTFFHMRMEHWVVVSSGLAWVLATLVILPELVSYKPQTESRKFECFISRPHFLPVYETSWEPYPTLKMNILALLFPLCVLTFCYTRLRETLRCRGRERDPHKLVFVIVVVFLLMWGPYNIALFLSTFKEHFPLHDCRSSYHLDASVQISRIVAATHCCVNPLLHVVLNTEFQRHLCRLCHLRRDRPLRATEDPAREASVEERDHSTKV, encoded by the coding sequence ATGACTAACTACACGTGGGCCCCCGACGACAACTATGACGTCCTCATAGAGGGGGACCTGAGCAGCGACGACACAGAAACATGCCAGCCGTTCGACGGGAAGCTTCTCTCGAGCCGGGTGGTCCCTCTGCTCTTCAGCCTCGTGTGCCTGGCTGGTCTCTTGGGCAATAGCTTGGTTGTGCTCATCCTGGTGAAATACAAAGGACTCGGGTGCAGGGCAAATGTCTATTTCCTGAACTTGGCCGTTTCGAATTTATGttccctgctctccctgcctttctgggCCTACACCGCGTCCCATGGCGGGGTCCTGGGCAACCCCACGTGTATGGTTCTCCTTGTATTTTCCTCCATAGGCCTGTACAGTGAGGCTTTTCTCAATGTCCTGCTGACCCTGCAGAGGTACCTGGTGTTTTTCAACATGAGAACCTTCTTCCACATGAGGATGGAGCACTGGGTCGTTGTCTCGAGTGGTCTGGCGTGGGTCCTGGCCACGCTGGTCATTTTGCCCGAATTGGTGTCTTACAAACCTCAGACGGAGAGCCGGAAATTCGAGTGCTTCATTAGCAGACCTCACTTCCTTCCAGTTTATGAGACTTCTTGGGAGCCTTATCCGACCCTGAAGATGAACATTCTGGCCCTTTTGTTTCCCCTGTGTGTCTTGACATTTTGCTACACGCGATTGCGAGAAACACTAAGGTGCAGGGGAAGGGAGCGTGACCCTCACAAGCTGGTGTTTGTCATAGTGGTTGTTTTCCTTCTGATGTGGGGACCCTACAATATTGCACTTTTCCTGTCTACCTTCAAAGAACATTTCCCCCTGCACGACTGCAGGAGCAGCTACCACCTGGACGCAAGTGTCCAGATCTCGAGGATTGTCGCCGCCACCCACTGCTGTGTCAACCCTCTGCTCCACGTGGTCCTCAACACTGAGTTCCAAAGACACCTCTGCCGCCTTTGCCATCTGCGGCGTGACAGGCCGCTTCGGGCCACTGAGGATCCCGCACGAGAAGCATCCGTGGAAGAACGTGACCATTCCACCAAAGTGTAA